A genomic window from Gemmatimonadaceae bacterium includes:
- a CDS encoding PIG-L family deacetylase produces the protein MRLARWRAGLWAGVLCTMLSAPRLAFGQERGAAALDQLLRGITVTGRVLMVAAHPDDEDTNLLAALVRGHQVHAAYLSLTRGDGGQNLIGNELGEALGTIRTEELLTARRVDGATQYFTRAYDFGFSKHAEETFTQWDREAILGDVVRVIRAFKPHVMVAVFSGTRADGHGHHEASGLLAREAFAAAMDTIRFPVATHGRPWTPAKFYHGVRGRAAPLTIEAGRYDPVLGRSPAEIAGESRSQHRSQGFGAVQRRGAVQTRLLREQTRVNADTPPEAEQSLFDGLDTSFVRLARLAGARGSALVGVPSRLDSLQRVLDLRRPGDIVPGLARVVTTLEYVRTAVPRCQLVPVTRYTGISGPPVLCDDETTELDAAVEGSLQRARAALAAASGVLIEATAQQELVAFGDSLPVRINVYNRGIHPVELRTIETHGLRTLPLGGTVTIAPGADTTINAWALGLVDSRPWWVGTRGGTAMFRDMQSPADGLARVSAGVRQELIPSVSVAEGSRRVTDLKVGVMIAGYGATLDAGEVVYRFADPVLGEQNRPVGGVPPITIALDRTLEYVRADTELDRRLRVTLRSFTTRPRTLRFRTLVPPGLRVSGLPDSVVLAPGATQEIYLTLVGRLREGRHDFGVAAESEGTLYVEGFSTIEYPHIRPQRLYRQSAAYLLAVPVQVPRALRVAYVRGVSDAVAPVLQQLDIPVTVLEAAQLPLLDLTQYSTVVIGPRAYETSVELQVANPRLFEWVRGGGTLVVQYGQFEMAQPGMMPQRVQFTRPAARVTREDAPVRILDAQSKLLRWPNRITDADWSDWVQERALYMPSTIPADYRTPIAMQDPDEPEQRGAILDLPMGRGRYVYTSLSLFRQLPGGVPGGARLMVNLLSAGLPIEPSR, from the coding sequence GTGAGGCTGGCGCGGTGGCGCGCCGGCCTCTGGGCCGGCGTCCTGTGCACGATGCTCAGCGCGCCGCGCCTTGCCTTCGGGCAGGAGCGCGGCGCGGCCGCGTTGGACCAGCTGCTGCGCGGCATCACCGTTACCGGGCGCGTGCTGATGGTCGCAGCGCATCCGGATGACGAGGACACGAACCTGCTGGCGGCGCTGGTGCGCGGGCACCAGGTGCACGCGGCGTATCTCTCGCTGACGCGCGGTGACGGTGGGCAGAACCTCATCGGCAACGAGCTGGGCGAGGCGCTGGGCACCATCCGCACCGAAGAGTTGCTGACGGCGCGCCGGGTGGATGGCGCCACGCAATACTTCACGCGCGCCTACGACTTCGGCTTCTCCAAGCACGCGGAGGAGACCTTCACGCAGTGGGACCGCGAGGCCATCCTCGGCGATGTCGTGCGGGTGATCCGCGCCTTCAAGCCGCACGTGATGGTCGCGGTGTTCAGCGGCACGCGCGCCGACGGGCACGGACACCACGAGGCGAGCGGGCTGTTGGCGCGCGAGGCCTTCGCGGCGGCGATGGATACCATCCGGTTCCCGGTGGCGACGCACGGCCGGCCGTGGACGCCGGCCAAGTTCTACCACGGCGTGCGCGGCCGCGCCGCGCCGCTGACCATCGAGGCGGGGCGCTACGACCCGGTGCTCGGGCGCTCGCCGGCGGAGATCGCGGGCGAGAGCCGCTCGCAGCACCGCTCGCAGGGCTTCGGGGCGGTGCAGCGGCGCGGGGCCGTGCAGACGCGCCTGCTGCGCGAGCAGACGCGCGTGAATGCCGACACGCCGCCCGAGGCGGAGCAGTCGCTCTTCGACGGGCTCGACACCTCGTTCGTGCGCTTGGCGCGGCTCGCCGGCGCGCGCGGCTCGGCGCTGGTCGGCGTGCCGTCGCGGCTCGACTCGCTGCAGCGTGTGCTCGACCTGCGGCGTCCGGGTGACATCGTGCCGGGGCTGGCGCGCGTGGTGACGACACTCGAGTACGTGCGCACGGCGGTGCCGCGCTGCCAGCTCGTTCCCGTAACGCGCTACACCGGCATCAGCGGTCCGCCGGTGCTCTGCGACGACGAGACGACGGAGCTCGACGCCGCCGTCGAAGGCAGCCTGCAACGCGCGAGGGCGGCGCTCGCGGCGGCTAGCGGCGTCTTGATCGAGGCCACCGCGCAGCAGGAGCTGGTCGCCTTTGGCGATTCGCTGCCGGTGCGCATCAACGTGTACAACCGCGGCATCCATCCGGTGGAGCTCCGCACGATCGAGACGCACGGCCTGCGGACGTTGCCGCTCGGCGGGACGGTGACGATTGCGCCGGGCGCAGACACGACGATCAACGCCTGGGCGCTCGGCCTCGTGGACAGCCGCCCCTGGTGGGTGGGCACGCGCGGCGGCACGGCGATGTTCCGCGATATGCAGTCACCGGCCGACGGACTCGCGCGCGTCTCGGCAGGTGTGCGGCAGGAACTCATCCCGAGCGTCAGCGTGGCGGAGGGCAGCCGTCGCGTCACCGACCTCAAGGTCGGCGTGATGATCGCCGGCTATGGTGCGACGCTCGACGCGGGCGAGGTGGTGTACCGCTTTGCCGATCCGGTGCTCGGCGAGCAGAACCGACCGGTGGGCGGCGTGCCGCCCATCACCATCGCGCTGGACCGTACGCTGGAGTACGTGCGCGCCGACACGGAGCTCGACCGGCGCCTGCGGGTGACGCTGCGCTCGTTCACCACGCGGCCGCGCACGCTGCGCTTTCGTACCTTGGTGCCGCCGGGGCTGCGCGTGAGCGGCTTGCCGGATTCAGTGGTCCTCGCGCCGGGCGCGACGCAGGAGATCTACCTCACCCTCGTCGGCCGCCTGCGCGAGGGCCGGCACGACTTCGGCGTCGCGGCCGAGAGCGAGGGCACGCTGTACGTGGAAGGGTTCTCGACGATCGAGTATCCGCACATCCGCCCGCAGCGCCTGTATCGGCAGTCGGCGGCCTACCTCTTGGCGGTGCCGGTGCAGGTGCCGCGCGCCCTGCGTGTGGCCTACGTGCGCGGCGTGTCCGACGCGGTGGCGCCGGTGCTGCAGCAGCTGGACATCCCGGTGACGGTGCTCGAGGCGGCGCAACTGCCGCTGTTGGACCTTACCCAGTACTCGACGGTGGTCATCGGGCCGCGGGCCTACGAGACCAGCGTGGAACTGCAGGTGGCCAACCCGCGGTTGTTCGAGTGGGTGCGCGGCGGCGGAACCTTGGTGGTGCAGTACGGCCAGTTCGAGATGGCCCAGCCGGGGATGATGCCGCAGCGAGTGCAGTTCACGCGGCCGGCGGCCCGCGTAACGCGTGAGGATGCGCCGGTACGCATCCTGGATGCGCAGAGCAAGCTGCTGCGCTGGCCCAACCGCATCACCGACGCCGACTGGTCTGACTGGGTGCAGGAGCGCGCCCTCTATATGCCGAGCACGATCCCCGCCGACTACCGCACGCCGATTGCGATGCAGGACCCCGACGAACCCGAGCAGCGTGGGGCCATCCTCGACCTCCCGATGGGCCGCGGGCGCTACGTGTACACGTCGCTCTCACTCTTCCGGCAGTTGCCTGGCGGCGTGCCCGGCG